One genomic region from Erythrobacter mangrovi encodes:
- a CDS encoding LacI family DNA-binding transcriptional regulator — MPNNDKAKLRRVTSIDVAERAGVSQSTVSRALSGSETITEATRRRVEQAAAELGYFVNARAAGLRKGETGTIAVVVIGRSGEGAASINPFYYSMLGSTCAAAAERGYEALVSFQAQPEDFFGHYVARRQADGVVVIGTATNAAAWEYFRQCAQETDAIAFWGSPFDDAVWVRSDNQQGGQLAVERLVKGGAKDIVFVGDTASSQRQFSERYEGYRTAMEAAGLAPRDPMVSEGEDRVSQGRNAIASLVEGGTAFDGLFFACDAMALGALEELSARGISVPGKVGVIGFDGLGSGEFSSPPLTTLEPDFALAGKLLVDTALAGEGEKPERRVPVRLVERASVG, encoded by the coding sequence ATGCCGAACAACGACAAGGCGAAATTGCGTCGGGTCACATCGATCGATGTCGCCGAACGCGCCGGAGTGAGCCAGTCGACGGTCAGCCGGGCGCTCTCGGGATCCGAAACGATAACCGAAGCCACGAGGCGGCGGGTAGAGCAGGCTGCTGCCGAGCTGGGCTATTTCGTCAATGCGCGCGCTGCAGGCCTGCGAAAGGGTGAAACGGGCACCATAGCGGTTGTGGTGATCGGTCGCTCGGGCGAGGGGGCTGCCAGCATCAACCCTTTTTACTACAGCATGCTGGGGAGTACCTGCGCGGCTGCTGCAGAGCGGGGTTACGAAGCGCTGGTCTCGTTCCAGGCGCAACCGGAAGACTTCTTCGGCCACTATGTCGCGCGGCGGCAGGCCGATGGCGTGGTGGTTATCGGCACCGCGACCAATGCGGCGGCGTGGGAATACTTCCGCCAGTGCGCGCAGGAAACGGACGCGATTGCCTTCTGGGGGTCGCCGTTCGACGACGCAGTCTGGGTTCGTTCGGACAACCAACAGGGCGGTCAGCTCGCTGTAGAGCGGCTGGTCAAGGGTGGGGCGAAAGACATCGTCTTCGTTGGCGATACTGCATCTTCGCAGCGCCAGTTCTCCGAACGCTACGAAGGATATCGCACCGCGATGGAGGCTGCGGGCCTTGCGCCGCGCGATCCGATGGTGAGCGAAGGCGAGGACCGCGTTTCGCAAGGTCGCAACGCGATCGCTTCGTTGGTTGAAGGCGGGACGGCTTTCGATGGCCTGTTCTTCGCCTGCGATGCGATGGCCCTGGGCGCACTCGAAGAACTGTCTGCACGCGGGATATCGGTTCCGGGCAAGGTCGGGGTCATCGGGTTCGACGGCCTCGGTTCGGGCGAATTCAGCTCGCCACCGTTGACCACGCTGGAGCCAGACTTTGCGTTGGCGGGGAAGCTGTTGGTCGACACGGCGCTGGCCGGGGAAGGTGAAAAGCCTGAACGCCGTGTGC
- a CDS encoding polysaccharide biosynthesis protein, whose amino-acid sequence MGIATRVIVQIAALPILFAHWTAERVGTWMLVYALPSYFVVAGSAFASAGGNLALAASREERWPEARAAFRASWVWAAASGLAIAGLFYAAATLIQDSTAQRLGLLGADELRACALWLGVYFVAVAQASVMLVPMRVGERYPQFYTVQNLASLAEVAVLVICVPQSTSYELLAFGLAMLRTVVAIVLTLLAWRASPMLFRGAATALDRSLRAMALPSAAFMVLPMVYVLNLQGYTLVVGATFGAATVAGFVATRVIVRAIDVVMSVIYASQFNEAGYLGAGKRDIQRRQLATMTMVTLAGVLTFSAALAFVGPWLQQLLSSGKSTFDPLVALVLLASGLIRALATTPQALIAAENMHAKLATSYLAVSLACLPVAAGLALAGLPLAIVLLVLIPAELGQAIPAFRIILRHLEWGKRDLLAALFHRDRIGDMLQLMRFLVHRR is encoded by the coding sequence ATGGGTATCGCAACGCGGGTGATCGTGCAGATCGCCGCCCTGCCGATCCTGTTTGCACACTGGACCGCCGAACGCGTCGGCACCTGGATGCTGGTCTACGCCCTGCCCTCCTATTTCGTAGTGGCTGGCAGCGCTTTTGCCAGCGCGGGGGGAAACCTGGCACTCGCTGCCTCCCGTGAAGAGCGTTGGCCGGAGGCACGGGCTGCATTTCGTGCAAGCTGGGTTTGGGCGGCGGCGTCCGGCTTAGCTATTGCGGGACTGTTCTATGCCGCTGCAACGCTGATCCAAGACAGCACTGCCCAGCGGCTTGGCCTGCTGGGCGCCGACGAACTGCGCGCCTGCGCACTGTGGCTGGGGGTCTATTTCGTCGCCGTTGCCCAAGCTTCGGTGATGCTCGTCCCGATGCGGGTCGGCGAACGTTACCCGCAGTTCTACACGGTGCAGAACCTTGCCAGCCTTGCCGAAGTCGCGGTGCTCGTCATCTGCGTGCCGCAGAGCACCTCTTACGAGCTGCTGGCTTTCGGACTGGCGATGCTTCGGACCGTCGTTGCCATTGTCCTAACTCTGCTGGCGTGGCGCGCGAGCCCGATGCTCTTTCGCGGCGCGGCCACGGCACTAGACCGCAGCCTGCGGGCGATGGCCCTCCCCTCTGCCGCTTTCATGGTCCTGCCGATGGTCTACGTGTTGAACCTGCAGGGATACACGCTGGTGGTTGGCGCAACCTTTGGGGCAGCGACGGTCGCCGGTTTCGTGGCCACCCGCGTGATCGTCCGCGCGATAGATGTCGTCATGTCGGTCATCTACGCCTCGCAATTCAACGAGGCCGGCTATCTTGGCGCCGGCAAGCGCGACATCCAGCGCCGCCAGCTGGCGACGATGACCATGGTAACGCTGGCCGGTGTTCTGACCTTCTCGGCGGCGCTGGCGTTCGTGGGTCCATGGCTTCAACAGCTGCTCAGTTCCGGCAAGAGCACGTTCGATCCGTTGGTCGCTTTGGTCTTGCTCGCATCGGGCCTGATCCGCGCGCTGGCGACCACACCGCAGGCCTTGATCGCCGCCGAAAACATGCATGCGAAGCTGGCGACGAGCTATCTCGCCGTATCGCTTGCCTGTCTGCCTGTGGCCGCAGGGCTGGCGCTTGCGGGACTGCCGCTGGCAATCGTGCTGCTGGTGCTGATACCCGCCGAACTGGGTCAGGCCATTCCCGCCTTTCGCATCATCCTGCGTCACCTGGAGTGGGGCAAACGCGACCTTCTGGCAGCACTGTTCCATCGCGACAGGATCGGCGACATGCTCCAGCTCATGCGTTTTCTCGTGCATCGCCGCTAG
- a CDS encoding O-antigen polymerase, giving the protein MYDVLLIASCVLFLGVCLAYARHEAASLFHPATIYLGFHGFIFVIRPLFARWYHFDLVYRVYDFQPSMANKITVILGANLAMLVFTGVSLMIANRPVLPVPSREEFDRLRRSLAGPIIAALILLAPLAIASQLEAWSRRADPYASMARDAGTGIMVNVSANGWFNEAALMLAPLTVLAVWLLRFRASAWIVFGLSSLLMLGSGGRGSFVFTAIALAMLYLLERRRSWFDWKIAGLALVSLVSFNLIVIDRGAAVRELFGADSGETYTSARELAPLEHMDFANLEYFEFITYAIPERTGSWDYFAHNLQIFTEPVPRTLWKDKPIGSPVKFFELWDYGTPIGMTNSLPGAGWMSLGYLGIVVQAAFFALVYGLVYSRLLTRSQEPLPRLAYVLLAATSLVVFRDGILLTLLRQLPFYFGPFLLVLAFMRLKSRPTSQWAPAPSHVEPPTSPAERRRELARRA; this is encoded by the coding sequence ATGTACGACGTGCTGCTCATCGCATCCTGCGTCCTGTTCCTGGGCGTGTGCCTTGCCTATGCCAGGCATGAAGCGGCGAGCCTGTTCCATCCGGCGACGATCTACCTGGGATTTCACGGTTTCATCTTTGTGATCCGGCCGCTGTTCGCGCGCTGGTATCACTTCGATCTGGTCTATCGGGTCTATGATTTCCAGCCCTCGATGGCGAACAAGATCACAGTGATCCTGGGAGCCAACTTGGCCATGCTAGTCTTCACCGGCGTCTCCCTAATGATCGCCAACCGGCCAGTTTTACCCGTCCCGTCGCGGGAGGAATTCGATCGCCTGCGCCGCTCCTTGGCCGGACCGATCATTGCAGCTTTGATCCTGCTCGCGCCGCTCGCAATCGCCTCGCAGCTGGAAGCGTGGTCGCGCCGTGCCGATCCTTATGCCTCGATGGCCCGCGACGCCGGCACCGGCATCATGGTCAACGTGAGTGCCAACGGATGGTTCAACGAGGCCGCGCTGATGCTGGCCCCGCTGACCGTCCTTGCCGTGTGGCTGCTGCGGTTTCGCGCTTCGGCGTGGATCGTATTCGGCCTGTCCAGCCTGCTGATGCTGGGCTCGGGAGGTCGGGGAAGCTTCGTCTTCACCGCGATTGCACTGGCAATGCTGTATCTGCTGGAAAGGCGCCGCAGCTGGTTCGACTGGAAGATCGCCGGGCTCGCGCTGGTCAGCCTCGTATCGTTCAACCTGATCGTGATCGACCGCGGTGCGGCGGTCCGCGAATTGTTCGGCGCAGACAGCGGCGAAACCTACACCTCCGCGCGCGAGCTCGCACCGCTCGAACATATGGACTTCGCCAACCTCGAGTACTTCGAGTTCATAACCTATGCGATCCCGGAGCGGACGGGCAGTTGGGACTATTTCGCGCATAATCTGCAGATCTTCACGGAGCCTGTCCCCCGAACCCTGTGGAAGGACAAGCCCATCGGCTCACCCGTCAAGTTCTTCGAATTGTGGGATTATGGCACGCCCATCGGGATGACCAATTCACTGCCAGGCGCAGGTTGGATGTCACTCGGCTATCTCGGGATTGTAGTACAGGCGGCCTTCTTCGCGCTCGTCTACGGGCTGGTCTACTCCCGCCTGCTCACACGCTCGCAAGAGCCGTTGCCGCGGCTCGCCTATGTGCTGTTGGCAGCTACCTCACTCGTCGTGTTCCGCGACGGCATCCTGCTGACCCTTTTGCGCCAGCTGCCCTTCTATTTCGGGCCCTTCCTGCTTGTACTCGCCTTCATGCGGCTCAAATCGCGCCCCACATCGCAATGGGCCCCAGCTCCGTCGCATGTCGAACCGCCGACCAGCCCCGCAGAGCGGCGTCGCGAACTGGCACGGCGTGCCTGA